A single window of Nocardioides baekrokdamisoli DNA harbors:
- a CDS encoding DNA gyrase subunit A — protein sequence MGDERLAQLTQYMQIQRILKIAFDRRAEILAAIEVATDRDEACRKLEELLGASDWEARAVLDIQLFRWTVTERERLARTITELQAELDASA from the coding sequence ATGGGTGACGAGCGACTCGCGCAGTTGACGCAATACATGCAGATTCAGCGCATTCTGAAGATCGCGTTCGACCGCCGCGCAGAAATTCTCGCGGCAATTGAGGTGGCGACGGACCGCGACGAAGCCTGCCGCAAGCTCGAAGAACTGCTCGGGGCGTCAGACTGGGAGGCGCGGGCCGTTCTCGACATCCAACTCTTCCGCTGGACCGTCACCGAGCGAGAGCGTCTTGCAAGAACGATCACGGAGCTCCAAGCTGAACTGGACGCGTCGGCGTAG